A part of Myxococcus landrumus genomic DNA contains:
- a CDS encoding tetratricopeptide repeat protein yields MRKLPTVLLAAGLVLVLFHASRPLPPPHLGDRPILPRAGFLKALFKAQLGLVADYFWVMTINRVGAARNVSEYRDIYYYADLTTDLDPRFSKVYTFAGITIPIHLGREQYANVKESSQILRKGIANTPEDKRIHFQLAYNLIFFERRYGEAAAIIEELSKEPGAPEWYSGLATRLYAQAGDFSTSLGLAQMMRDGAEDEETRAYYERRVNEILQEQLLQHIDTAIQSYKSRVGDLPGSLDAVVAAGDLKELPADPLGGQLFLGTDGRAYSTASRFRLELIYDEKTDDGERIVPKPMDSKNAP; encoded by the coding sequence ATGCGCAAGCTGCCAACCGTGCTCCTGGCCGCTGGACTGGTCCTGGTGCTGTTCCACGCGAGCCGGCCTCTCCCCCCGCCCCACCTGGGTGATCGCCCCATCCTGCCGCGCGCCGGATTCCTCAAGGCGCTGTTCAAGGCACAGCTGGGCCTGGTCGCCGACTACTTCTGGGTGATGACCATCAACCGGGTCGGAGCGGCCAGGAACGTGTCTGAGTACCGCGACATCTACTACTACGCGGACCTCACCACCGACCTCGATCCTCGATTCTCGAAGGTCTACACCTTCGCGGGGATCACCATCCCCATCCACCTCGGGCGCGAGCAGTACGCAAACGTCAAGGAGTCCTCGCAAATCCTACGCAAGGGCATCGCCAACACCCCCGAGGACAAGCGCATCCACTTCCAGTTGGCCTACAACCTCATCTTCTTCGAGAGGCGCTACGGAGAGGCCGCCGCCATCATCGAAGAGCTCTCGAAAGAGCCCGGCGCCCCTGAGTGGTACTCGGGGCTGGCAACCCGGCTCTATGCCCAGGCCGGAGACTTCAGCACCAGCCTGGGACTCGCGCAGATGATGCGCGATGGCGCCGAGGACGAGGAGACCCGCGCCTACTATGAGCGCCGGGTGAACGAAATCCTCCAGGAGCAGCTGCTCCAGCACATTGACACGGCCATCCAGAGCTACAAGAGCCGAGTGGGAGACCTCCCAGGCTCGCTCGACGCCGTGGTCGCGGCCGGAGACCTGAAGGAGCTTCCAGCCGACCCCTTGGGCGGACAGCTCTTCCTCGGAACGGATGGTCGCGCCTATTCCACGGCGTCCCGCTTCCGCCTGGAGCTCATCTACGACGAGAAGACCGACGACGGGGAACGCATCGTCCCCAAGCCCATGGACTCGAAGAACGCACCATGA
- a CDS encoding type IV pilin protein: MKKKGGFTLIELMIVVAIIGILAAIAIPNFIRFQAKSKQSEAKTNLKAIFTAQKAYFGEKDKYVSDFKVVGFDPEPGNRYTYGIAACASVAQAVNARTYTAGCIGQDQARFTQVPTGGPALTPGITGTCPNCSFNASATGNVDNDPEGDTWAITSIATVSTNLTGTCGVDSTSVSGGEPGNAYNDVSCP, translated from the coding sequence ATGAAGAAGAAGGGTGGCTTCACCCTCATCGAGTTGATGATCGTGGTCGCGATCATCGGCATCCTGGCGGCCATCGCCATCCCGAACTTCATTCGCTTCCAGGCCAAGTCCAAGCAGTCGGAGGCGAAGACCAACCTGAAGGCCATCTTCACGGCCCAGAAGGCGTACTTCGGCGAGAAGGACAAGTACGTCAGCGACTTCAAGGTCGTCGGCTTTGATCCGGAGCCGGGCAACCGCTACACCTACGGCATCGCCGCTTGCGCTTCCGTGGCGCAGGCCGTCAATGCGCGCACCTACACGGCCGGCTGCATCGGTCAGGACCAGGCGCGCTTCACGCAGGTTCCGACGGGCGGCCCCGCGCTGACCCCTGGCATCACCGGCACCTGCCCGAACTGCAGCTTCAACGCCTCGGCGACCGGTAACGTCGACAACGACCCCGAAGGCGACACGTGGGCCATCACGTCGATCGCGACGGTCTCCACCAACCTGACCGGCACCTGCGGCGTCGACTCGACGTCGGTCAGCGGCGGCGAGCCGGGCAACGCCTACAACGACGTGAGCTGCCCGTAA
- a CDS encoding prepilin peptidase, whose translation MTDSSLVPTWAGPVFTAFLLVLGLCIGSFLNVVIARVPEGLSIVRPGSRCPKCGHVLSWYENIPVLSWLALRGRCRGCRAPISARYVLVELLTGLLFLACLRRFGWTYELLPALVLVSLLVPLTFIDLAHWILPFSLTIPGIAAGLVLAFPSGVDAVVDATLGAVIGFLTFRLMEYVGWKVFRKEALGGGDKFLVALLGAFLSWRALLGILFLSSLQGAVVGLSMLGLTGRAGPSTLPEAPTPPAPEGTSPPTSETGDAPPVAEAEPPEPTMTWEFTRPGLPLWKRLVLVPWCLLFQPIPDAPLDDETGEEEEWVPGPTNIPFGPWLALAGLEVMLLGPWMARVLPMDIAMLLGGSR comes from the coding sequence GTGACGGATTCCTCCCTCGTGCCGACCTGGGCCGGGCCTGTCTTCACCGCCTTCCTCCTGGTCCTCGGCCTCTGCATCGGCAGCTTCCTCAACGTCGTCATCGCCCGCGTTCCCGAAGGACTGAGCATCGTCCGACCTGGCTCTCGCTGCCCAAAGTGTGGGCACGTCCTGTCCTGGTACGAGAACATTCCCGTTCTTTCGTGGCTCGCGCTGCGGGGCCGGTGCCGGGGGTGCCGTGCGCCCATCTCCGCGCGCTATGTGCTGGTGGAGCTGCTCACCGGATTGCTCTTCCTCGCGTGCCTGCGGCGGTTCGGCTGGACGTACGAGCTGCTGCCCGCGTTGGTGCTCGTGTCGCTGTTGGTTCCGCTCACGTTCATCGACCTGGCGCACTGGATTCTGCCGTTCTCGCTCACCATCCCCGGCATCGCCGCGGGGTTGGTGCTCGCCTTCCCGAGCGGCGTGGACGCGGTGGTGGACGCGACGCTGGGCGCGGTCATCGGGTTCCTCACGTTCCGCTTGATGGAGTACGTGGGATGGAAGGTGTTCCGGAAGGAGGCGCTCGGCGGAGGAGACAAGTTCCTCGTCGCGTTGCTCGGCGCATTCCTCTCCTGGCGCGCGCTGCTCGGCATTCTCTTCCTGTCATCGCTGCAGGGCGCGGTGGTGGGCCTCTCGATGTTGGGGCTCACGGGGCGCGCGGGTCCCTCGACTCTGCCAGAGGCACCGACACCTCCTGCACCTGAAGGGACTTCACCGCCGACCTCCGAAACAGGAGATGCGCCACCTGTGGCGGAAGCGGAGCCGCCCGAGCCCACGATGACCTGGGAGTTCACCCGCCCGGGGCTGCCGCTCTGGAAGCGGCTGGTCCTGGTGCCGTGGTGCCTGCTGTTCCAGCCCATTCCCGATGCGCCCCTCGATGACGAGACAGGCGAGGAAGAAGAGTGGGTGCCTGGGCCCACCAACATTCCCTTCGGCCCCTGGTTGGCGCTGGCGGGCCTGGAGGTGATGTTGCTGGGGCCGTGGATGGCGCGGGTGCTGCCCATGGATATCGCGATGCTGTTGGGAGGCTCGAGGTGA
- a CDS encoding sensor histidine kinase, whose product MKWRIASVAFLLGSLCTGLSWLSLQPVLIRLLELGRRVAAPGSPDAEVLAQVRGFLPLALGLDLVALTLLSYAVLYLTVGRPLRSAENMVEQMGRLELDPHLTPTQGGPLLSRMQRALQRLAEALREEQALTRSQVASLREANTRLARAQTELVASERLATVGRLAAGVAHEVGNPLAGILGYLSLVRMKAPTPELKDYVERIDQEVQRIDRIVRGLLDLGRPETSSPGPVDVSSVVETCVRLVRAAPELAGVTVDLALEPGVVARAEAGPLSQILINLLLNAAQAMGGKGSVRVVARLDGGEAQVIVRDQGPGIPSDVMPRLFEPFFTTKGRQGTGLGLAVSLRLVQVMGGRLGAENLPEGGACFTVSLPAVGMDAGGVTARS is encoded by the coding sequence ATGAAGTGGCGCATCGCCAGTGTGGCGTTCCTGCTGGGCTCGCTCTGCACGGGACTCTCCTGGCTGTCGCTTCAGCCCGTCCTCATCCGGTTGTTGGAGTTGGGGCGCCGCGTGGCCGCTCCCGGGTCGCCCGACGCGGAGGTGCTGGCACAGGTGCGGGGCTTTCTTCCGCTTGCGCTGGGCCTGGACCTGGTCGCGCTCACCTTGCTGTCCTACGCGGTGCTGTACCTGACGGTCGGCCGTCCGCTGCGCTCCGCGGAGAACATGGTGGAGCAGATGGGGCGGCTGGAACTGGACCCTCACCTGACGCCGACTCAGGGAGGGCCGCTGCTGTCTCGAATGCAGCGCGCGCTGCAGCGACTGGCCGAAGCGTTGCGCGAGGAGCAGGCGCTCACCCGTTCTCAAGTCGCGTCACTGCGCGAGGCCAATACCCGGCTCGCGAGAGCGCAGACGGAGCTCGTGGCCTCGGAGCGGCTCGCGACGGTGGGGCGCCTGGCCGCGGGCGTGGCTCACGAGGTAGGCAATCCTCTCGCGGGCATCCTGGGCTACCTGTCGCTGGTGCGGATGAAGGCTCCGACGCCAGAGCTGAAGGACTACGTGGAGCGCATCGACCAGGAGGTCCAGCGCATCGACCGCATCGTGCGAGGTCTGCTGGACCTGGGTCGTCCAGAGACCTCGTCGCCGGGCCCGGTGGACGTGAGCTCGGTGGTGGAGACCTGTGTCCGGCTGGTGCGCGCCGCGCCGGAGCTCGCGGGAGTGACGGTGGACCTGGCGCTCGAGCCCGGGGTGGTGGCACGAGCGGAGGCGGGCCCCTTGTCGCAGATCCTCATCAACCTGCTGCTCAACGCGGCGCAGGCCATGGGAGGGAAGGGGAGCGTGAGGGTCGTCGCGCGGCTCGATGGCGGCGAGGCCCAGGTCATCGTGAGGGACCAGGGCCCGGGCATTCCGTCCGACGTGATGCCCCGGCTGTTCGAGCCCTTCTTCACCACGAAGGGACGCCAGGGGACGGGCCTGGGGCTCGCGGTGTCGCTGCGCCTGGTCCAGGTGATGGGTGGACGGCTGGGCGCGGAGAACCTCCCCGAGGGCGGCGCGTGCTTCACCGTGTCCTTGCCCGCCGTGGGCATGGATGCGGGCGGGGTCACCGCTCGGTCATAA
- a CDS encoding sigma-54-dependent transcriptional regulator gives MSLFRSILVADDEPSIRHILTLVLTDKGYDVRAVADGDEALRELAARDYDVLLSDVRMPRKDGLALLREAREAHPELTVVVMSAYGSQEQALEAVSAGAYDYVQKPFKPEEIVFALRKAEERERLLRENRRLKQGGVPVVPQGHILGESASLQAVLRQVARLAPVDTTVLISGESGTGKELIARELHTRSPRAPLPFVAVNCGAIPGGLLESELFGHAKGAFTDARTAKRGLFAEADGGTLFLDEVGELPLPAQVKLLRVLQEGEIRPVGESRVEKVDVRVVAATLRDLGKLVEKGEFREDLYYRLNVVNVRVPPLRERREDVPLLAKVFIQRFNRELNRESPVEGLSQEAEALMSSYGWPGNVRELENAMERAVLLADGPHILPANLPERLWAAPSPSSSGTGRNEVPQAGSDLSLKRAIRDLEESYIRAALRRTKGNRTRAAEVLDISHRALLYKIKEYGIDPDAEADRG, from the coding sequence ATGTCCTTGTTTCGCTCCATCCTCGTCGCCGACGACGAGCCGTCCATCCGGCACATCCTCACGTTGGTCCTCACCGACAAGGGGTACGACGTGCGCGCCGTCGCTGACGGGGACGAGGCGCTGCGGGAGCTCGCGGCGCGCGACTACGACGTCCTGTTGAGTGACGTGCGCATGCCTCGCAAGGATGGCCTCGCGTTGTTGCGCGAGGCGCGCGAGGCCCATCCGGAGCTCACCGTGGTGGTGATGAGCGCCTACGGTTCACAGGAGCAAGCGCTGGAGGCGGTGTCCGCGGGCGCCTACGACTACGTCCAGAAGCCCTTCAAGCCCGAGGAGATTGTCTTCGCGCTGCGCAAGGCCGAGGAGCGCGAGCGGCTGCTGAGGGAGAACCGGCGCCTCAAGCAGGGGGGCGTTCCCGTTGTTCCCCAGGGACACATCCTCGGAGAGAGCGCCTCGCTTCAAGCCGTACTGCGGCAGGTGGCGCGCCTGGCTCCCGTGGACACCACGGTGCTCATCAGCGGCGAGAGCGGCACGGGCAAGGAACTCATCGCCCGGGAGCTTCACACCCGGAGCCCTCGTGCGCCGCTTCCGTTCGTCGCCGTCAACTGCGGCGCCATTCCCGGCGGACTGTTGGAGAGCGAGCTGTTTGGTCACGCCAAGGGCGCCTTCACCGACGCGCGCACCGCCAAGCGAGGCCTCTTCGCGGAGGCCGACGGAGGCACGCTCTTCCTCGATGAAGTGGGGGAGCTGCCGCTGCCCGCGCAGGTGAAGCTCCTGCGTGTGTTGCAGGAGGGGGAGATCCGACCGGTGGGAGAGAGCCGGGTGGAGAAGGTGGACGTGCGCGTGGTGGCGGCCACGCTGCGGGACTTGGGCAAGCTGGTGGAGAAGGGTGAGTTCCGCGAGGACCTCTACTACCGCCTCAACGTGGTGAACGTGAGGGTTCCTCCGCTGAGAGAGCGCCGAGAGGACGTGCCGCTCCTGGCGAAGGTCTTCATCCAGCGCTTCAACCGCGAGCTCAACAGGGAGTCTCCGGTCGAGGGCCTGTCGCAGGAGGCCGAGGCGTTGATGTCCTCCTACGGCTGGCCGGGCAACGTCCGTGAGCTGGAGAACGCCATGGAGCGGGCCGTCCTCCTGGCGGATGGCCCGCACATCCTCCCTGCCAACCTGCCCGAGAGGCTGTGGGCCGCGCCCTCACCCTCGTCGTCTGGGACAGGACGCAACGAGGTGCCACAGGCGGGTAGCGACCTGTCGCTCAAGCGGGCCATTCGCGACCTGGAGGAGTCCTACATCCGCGCGGCCCTCCGTCGGACGAAGGGGAATCGCACTCGGGCGGCCGAGGTCCTGGACATCAGCCACCGGGCGCTGCTCTACAAGATCAAGGAGTACGGCATCGACCCGGACGCGGAGGCTGACCGGGGATGA
- the pilM gene encoding type IV pilus assembly protein PilM, whose translation MAKGKLALGLDIGSTSIKMILLKEQRKRGEVGFALQSFGMKPLPPEAIVDGALMNSTAIVQAVQELMSELKVKGKDVAIGVSGHSVIIKKIQMPRMSQEELEESIQWEAEQYIPFDVKDVNIDTQILDGGGNDATGQMDVLLVAAKKDMINDYTTVVSEAGLAPVVVDVDAFAVQNMFSVNYDLPEKETVVLINAGASVVNINIIANGVTVFTRDVTIGGNQFTEEIQKQLNVSYEEAEALKIGGNRADADAVVPQEVERVLSSVAEQVAGEIQRSLDFYAGTAADSNFTKVYLSGGTAKIPALFKTIEARTGVPVEILNPFRKIDVDNRKFDPAFIMDVAPMAAVAVGLALRRPGDKLA comes from the coding sequence ATGGCGAAGGGCAAACTGGCACTCGGTCTGGACATCGGATCGACCTCCATCAAGATGATCCTGCTCAAGGAGCAGCGCAAGCGTGGCGAGGTGGGCTTCGCGTTGCAGAGCTTCGGGATGAAGCCGCTGCCTCCGGAGGCCATCGTCGACGGCGCCTTGATGAACTCCACGGCCATCGTCCAGGCCGTGCAGGAGCTGATGTCCGAGCTGAAGGTGAAGGGCAAGGACGTCGCCATCGGCGTGTCCGGTCACTCGGTCATCATCAAGAAGATTCAGATGCCGCGCATGTCCCAGGAGGAGCTCGAGGAGAGCATCCAGTGGGAGGCCGAGCAGTACATCCCCTTCGACGTGAAGGACGTGAACATCGACACGCAGATCCTCGACGGGGGCGGCAACGACGCCACCGGGCAGATGGATGTGCTGCTGGTGGCGGCCAAGAAGGACATGATCAACGACTACACCACCGTGGTCTCCGAGGCGGGCCTCGCGCCGGTGGTGGTGGACGTGGATGCCTTCGCCGTCCAGAACATGTTCTCCGTCAACTACGACCTGCCGGAGAAGGAGACCGTCGTCCTCATCAACGCGGGCGCGTCGGTGGTGAACATCAACATCATCGCCAACGGCGTGACGGTCTTCACCCGTGACGTCACCATCGGTGGCAACCAGTTCACCGAAGAGATTCAGAAGCAGCTCAACGTCTCCTACGAGGAGGCGGAGGCGCTGAAGATTGGCGGCAACCGCGCGGACGCGGACGCCGTCGTTCCTCAAGAGGTCGAGCGCGTGCTCTCCAGCGTCGCCGAGCAGGTGGCGGGCGAAATCCAGCGCTCCTTGGACTTCTACGCCGGTACGGCGGCGGACTCGAACTTCACCAAGGTCTACCTGTCGGGTGGCACGGCGAAGATTCCCGCCCTGTTCAAGACGATTGAAGCGCGCACCGGCGTGCCGGTCGAGATTCTCAATCCGTTCCGCAAGATTGACGTGGACAACCGCAAGTTCGACCCCGCGTTCATCATGGACGTGGCGCCCATGGCCGCGGTGGCCGTGGGATTGGCGCTGAGGCGTCCGGGCGACAAGCTGGCCTGA
- a CDS encoding PilN domain-containing protein yields MMIRINLLPVRKTQTKKKGQTTLVLFGVLFLGAAVGNYFWYDDRESERVRNAQAIAQTQAKIAELEKVIGEVKNINARKTEVEQKLAVLDALRKGRNGPVRMMDALASATPKKVWVKGFAESSNAVSIDGSAVSHDEVAEFMRGLNGVVWTPKGMGRLVDQRRESKTSRVELLTAEATVEEFPSAEITPFFTNIDLTSAVQTKSTSAAANAPSMVDFKITLNANYAI; encoded by the coding sequence ATGATGATTCGCATCAACCTGCTTCCCGTCCGGAAGACGCAGACCAAGAAGAAGGGCCAGACGACTCTCGTCCTCTTCGGGGTGCTGTTCCTGGGCGCCGCCGTGGGCAACTACTTCTGGTACGACGACCGGGAATCCGAGCGCGTGCGCAACGCGCAGGCCATCGCCCAGACCCAGGCGAAGATCGCCGAGCTGGAGAAGGTCATCGGCGAAGTGAAGAACATCAACGCCCGCAAGACCGAGGTCGAGCAGAAGCTCGCCGTGCTGGATGCGCTTCGCAAGGGGCGCAACGGTCCGGTCCGCATGATGGACGCGCTGGCCTCCGCCACCCCGAAGAAGGTCTGGGTGAAGGGCTTCGCCGAGTCCAGCAACGCGGTGTCCATCGACGGCTCGGCGGTCAGCCACGACGAGGTCGCGGAGTTCATGCGCGGCCTGAACGGCGTGGTGTGGACGCCCAAGGGCATGGGGCGCCTGGTGGATCAACGCCGGGAGTCGAAGACGTCCCGCGTGGAGTTGCTGACCGCGGAGGCCACGGTCGAGGAGTTCCCGAGCGCGGAAATCACCCCGTTCTTCACGAACATCGACCTGACCAGCGCGGTCCAGACGAAGTCGACGAGCGCAGCCGCGAACGCGCCCTCGATGGTCGACTTCAAGATCACCCTCAACGCGAACTACGCCATCTGA
- a CDS encoding type 4a pilus biogenesis protein PilO encodes MDKYLDQFAKASPGAKFGGLAVLIALMTAANFFLVIQPTEDRIRIQVGQRRQLDLDLAEKSAIAQNLNERRREMDVLEQKLAEALTELPEKKDVEELLAQINDIGKKSGLEISLVQPDREYVGGGEFFARIPIRMTVSGNYHEIAMFLQEMANMRRIVNVNNINLGQPTLKNEKVVLQSSFLATTFRFVETKN; translated from the coding sequence ATGGACAAGTACCTGGACCAATTCGCCAAGGCCTCCCCGGGCGCCAAGTTCGGTGGCCTGGCCGTGCTCATCGCCCTGATGACCGCCGCCAACTTCTTCCTCGTCATCCAGCCGACGGAGGACCGGATCCGCATCCAGGTCGGCCAGCGCCGCCAGCTGGACCTGGACCTCGCGGAGAAGAGCGCCATCGCGCAGAACCTCAACGAGCGTCGGCGCGAGATGGACGTGCTGGAGCAGAAGCTCGCCGAGGCCCTCACGGAGCTGCCGGAGAAGAAGGACGTCGAGGAGCTGCTCGCGCAGATCAACGACATCGGCAAGAAGAGCGGCCTGGAAATCTCGCTCGTCCAGCCCGACCGCGAGTACGTCGGAGGCGGCGAGTTCTTCGCGCGCATCCCCATCCGTATGACGGTCAGCGGCAACTACCATGAGATCGCCATGTTCCTGCAGGAGATGGCGAACATGCGCCGCATCGTGAACGTCAACAACATCAACCTGGGACAGCCGACCCTCAAGAACGAGAAGGTCGTCCTGCAGAGCAGCTTCCTGGCGACGACTTTCCGGTTCGTCGAGACCAAGAACTAG
- a CDS encoding pilus assembly protein PilP, protein MKMFKATMTTAALALTLAACEDAPPPAPPVAAAPAPAPAAPAETAAAVEATAAPAYVYSYNPVGKRDPFRSPLEELNQSGQPNQVTTCTEPLCAFDLDQLKLVAVVTGDANPLAMVEDPQGRGHIVRRNTRVGRQGGKVTQILRDSMTVTEVFSGNGEIIKNPVTLQLKPDDKQDPSYNLMTGKNYGE, encoded by the coding sequence ATGAAGATGTTCAAGGCCACGATGACGACTGCCGCGCTCGCGTTGACGCTCGCCGCATGCGAGGACGCGCCGCCTCCCGCTCCGCCGGTGGCCGCGGCGCCGGCACCCGCTCCCGCGGCACCCGCGGAGACCGCTGCGGCCGTCGAGGCCACGGCTGCTCCGGCCTACGTCTATTCGTACAACCCGGTGGGCAAGCGGGACCCGTTCCGCAGTCCGCTGGAAGAGCTGAACCAGTCGGGACAGCCCAACCAAGTCACGACCTGCACCGAGCCCCTGTGCGCGTTCGACCTGGACCAGCTCAAGCTGGTCGCGGTCGTCACGGGGGACGCCAATCCACTTGCCATGGTCGAAGACCCCCAAGGTCGAGGCCACATCGTGCGCCGTAACACCCGCGTGGGGCGCCAGGGCGGCAAGGTCACGCAGATTCTCCGCGACTCGATGACGGTGACCGAGGTGTTCTCGGGCAACGGAGAGATCATCAAGAACCCGGTGACCCTGCAGCTCAAGCCGGATGACAAGCAGGACCCTAGCTACAATCTGATGACCGGCAAAAACTACGGGGAGTAG
- the pilQ gene encoding type IV pilus secretin PilQ, which translates to MLERSAVTRGKWMVAAAFVAVLAGAEVSGAELNTLRDVAVSRTGSGAQVVVTGTRPPTFTVFRLSSPERLVVDLSSADATGIKGHHDGSGPVAGVVASQFSDERASVGRVLLALDKASQYDVRADGNRVVISVDGAEAKLAEPAPAPVATAPAAPSAVKPAVVAEAAPQVKAAEPSTKPSLPENVVAAEADEREVANPAQRITQLAYSDETLRIRADGDIARYEVLELADPPRLAVDLYGVGLAARAPRVNGATLREVRVGAHSDKVRLVLDVRGKMPAYRVDRADKGLEVVLGGAVARKAAPSPAPQEVVASVAEVEPLRPSPEPVEAQAPATASMVEVKDLSFQEGGAGGRVVLKLTGTAAWKVDRPDPRSAVLTLENARLPKKLERSLDTSALETPVKMISAFSVPGESRKVRVVVAADGAIEEKVTQNGGTLSWRLDVKGVKTDEVAVAQRTAGFTAEAPAYAAEGAPQQARYRGKRVSFEFKDIDIQNLLRVIAEISKKNVVVADDVAGRVTIRLRNVPWDQALDLILRTKQLGKEEFGNIIRIAPLKTLEEEARLRQERKKALQQQEDLMVNLIPVNYAVAGDMSARVKDVLSERGTVTVDTRTNVLIVKDVRANTEKARALVRSLDTQTPQVLIESRIVEASTNFTRDLGVQWGGQARLSQATGNSTGLIFPNSVAVTGGASGNAPGLPGVPNFAVNLPSAGGAQGLGGALGFTFGSAGGALQLNLRLSAMEQEGSVKTISAPRVTTLDNNTARISQGLSIPFSQVSAGGVNTTFIEARLSLEVTPHITQDGSVLMAITASNNQPDASSTGANGQPAIQRKEANTQVLVKDGDTTVIGGIYVRRGSSRVNSVPFLSKIPVLGLLFKQSVESDDRQELLIFITPRILNRQTIAQSL; encoded by the coding sequence ATGCTCGAGAGGAGCGCTGTGACGAGGGGCAAGTGGATGGTGGCGGCCGCATTTGTGGCCGTCCTTGCGGGCGCCGAGGTGTCTGGCGCTGAACTGAATACGTTGCGGGATGTAGCCGTGTCCCGAACTGGCTCTGGCGCCCAGGTGGTGGTGACTGGAACCCGGCCTCCCACCTTCACCGTGTTCCGGCTGAGTAGCCCGGAGCGGTTGGTGGTGGACCTCTCGTCGGCGGATGCGACGGGTATCAAGGGGCACCACGACGGCTCGGGTCCCGTCGCGGGAGTCGTGGCGTCGCAGTTCTCGGATGAGCGCGCGAGCGTGGGCCGGGTGCTGCTGGCGCTGGACAAGGCGTCCCAGTACGACGTCCGCGCCGATGGCAACCGCGTGGTGATTTCGGTGGACGGCGCCGAGGCCAAACTGGCCGAGCCCGCTCCGGCGCCTGTCGCTACGGCCCCGGCGGCTCCCTCCGCGGTGAAGCCCGCCGTGGTGGCGGAGGCCGCGCCGCAGGTGAAGGCCGCCGAGCCCTCCACGAAGCCGTCCCTGCCGGAGAACGTGGTCGCGGCCGAGGCCGATGAGCGCGAGGTGGCCAACCCCGCCCAGCGCATCACCCAGCTGGCCTACTCCGACGAGACGCTTCGCATCCGCGCGGATGGTGACATCGCCCGCTATGAGGTGCTGGAGCTGGCGGACCCGCCGCGTCTGGCGGTGGACCTCTACGGCGTGGGCCTGGCGGCCCGTGCGCCTCGCGTGAATGGCGCGACGCTGCGGGAAGTGCGCGTGGGCGCCCACTCGGACAAGGTCCGGCTGGTGCTCGACGTGCGCGGCAAGATGCCGGCCTACCGCGTGGACCGCGCGGACAAGGGCCTGGAGGTGGTGCTGGGTGGAGCGGTGGCTCGCAAGGCCGCGCCGTCGCCCGCGCCGCAAGAGGTGGTCGCGTCCGTGGCGGAGGTCGAGCCGCTGCGTCCCTCGCCCGAGCCCGTCGAGGCCCAGGCGCCCGCCACCGCGTCCATGGTGGAGGTCAAGGACCTGTCCTTCCAGGAGGGTGGGGCGGGTGGTCGCGTGGTGCTGAAGCTGACTGGCACGGCCGCGTGGAAGGTGGACCGTCCGGACCCGCGCAGCGCGGTCCTCACGCTGGAGAACGCCCGGCTTCCCAAGAAGCTGGAGCGCAGCCTGGACACCAGCGCCCTCGAGACGCCGGTGAAGATGATCAGCGCCTTCAGCGTGCCGGGCGAGAGCCGCAAGGTGCGCGTGGTGGTCGCCGCGGATGGCGCCATCGAGGAGAAGGTCACCCAGAACGGCGGCACGCTGTCGTGGCGGCTGGATGTGAAGGGTGTGAAGACGGATGAGGTGGCCGTGGCCCAGCGCACCGCCGGCTTCACCGCCGAGGCGCCCGCCTACGCCGCCGAGGGCGCGCCGCAGCAGGCCCGCTACCGTGGCAAGCGCGTCTCCTTCGAGTTCAAGGACATCGACATCCAGAACCTCCTGCGGGTCATCGCGGAGATCTCCAAGAAGAACGTCGTCGTCGCCGACGACGTGGCCGGCCGCGTGACCATCCGTCTGCGCAACGTGCCCTGGGACCAGGCGCTGGACCTCATCCTGCGGACCAAGCAGTTGGGCAAGGAGGAGTTCGGCAACATCATCCGCATCGCTCCGCTGAAGACCCTGGAAGAGGAGGCCCGTCTGCGCCAGGAGCGCAAGAAGGCCCTCCAGCAGCAGGAAGACCTCATGGTCAACCTCATCCCGGTCAACTACGCGGTCGCCGGCGACATGTCGGCGCGGGTGAAGGATGTGCTGAGCGAGCGTGGCACCGTGACGGTGGACACGCGCACCAACGTGCTCATCGTCAAGGACGTGCGTGCGAACACGGAGAAGGCTCGCGCGCTGGTGCGGAGCCTGGACACGCAGACGCCGCAGGTTCTCATCGAGAGCCGCATCGTCGAGGCGAGCACCAACTTCACGCGTGACCTCGGTGTGCAGTGGGGTGGTCAGGCGCGTCTCTCCCAGGCCACGGGCAACTCGACCGGTCTCATCTTCCCCAACAGCGTCGCCGTCACGGGCGGTGCGTCGGGCAACGCCCCGGGTCTCCCTGGCGTGCCGAACTTCGCGGTGAACCTGCCTTCGGCGGGTGGTGCGCAGGGCCTCGGTGGCGCGCTGGGCTTCACCTTCGGTTCGGCGGGCGGAGCGCTCCAGCTCAACCTGCGCCTCTCCGCGATGGAGCAGGAGGGCAGCGTCAAGACCATCTCCGCTCCGCGCGTGACGACTCTGGACAACAACACCGCGCGCATCAGCCAGGGTCTCTCCATCCCGTTCAGCCAGGTGTCCGCGGGTGGCGTGAACACGACGTTCATCGAGGCCCGACTGTCGCTGGAGGTGACGCCGCACATCACCCAGGACGGCAGCGTGCTGATGGCCATCACGGCCTCCAACAACCAGCCGGATGCATCCAGCACGGGAGCGAACGGTCAGCCCGCCATCCAGCGCAAGGAAGCCAACACCCAGGTGCTGGTCAAGGATGGCGACACCACGGTCATCGGCGGCATCTATGTCCGCCGGGGTTCATCGAGGGTCAACTCGGTGCCCTTCCTGTCGAAGATTCCGGTGCTGGGACTGTTGTTCAAGCAGTCCGTGGAGTCGGATGACCGGCAGGAGCTGCTCATCTTCATCACGCCCCGCATCCTCAACCGACAGACCATCGCGCAGAGCCTCTGA